TCGCGATCTCGTAGCCGCCGTCGAAGCGCCGTCCCTTCAGGTCCGCCAGGCCGCTGCGCAGGTCGGCGATCAGCGCGTTGCCGACATCAAGGTCGATCTCCTCGTAGTCGTGGCGCGTGTAGTAGTTGCGGCCGTAGGTCTTCCAGTGCGCGGCGACGATGTCGGCGACCGGCTGCTTCTTCTCGGCGAGGATGTTCAGCCACATCAGCACCGCCCAGAGGCCGTCCTTCTCGCGCACGTGGTTCGAGCCGGTGCCGAAGGATTCCTCGCCGCAGAGCGTGGCCTTGCCGGCATCGAGCAGGTTGCCGAAGAATTTCCAGCCCGTCGGCGTCTCGAAGCAGGCGATGCCGAGCTTCTCGGCGACACGGTCGGCGGCCGTCGAGGTCGGCATCGAGCGCGCGACGCCGGCGAGCCCATCCTTGTAGCCTGGGCAGAGCTGCGCATTGGCGGCAAGGATGGCGAGGCTGTCGGACGGATTGATGTAGATGCCCTTGCCGACGATCATGTTGCGGTCGCCGTCGCCGTCGGAGGCGGCGCCGAGGTCGGGCGCGTCCGGGCGCATCATCAGCTCGTAGAGATCGTGGCAGTGCACCGGGTTCGGGTCGGGATGGTGGCCGCCGAAGTCGGGCAGCGGCTCGCAGTTGACGACGCTGTCGCCCGGCAGGCCGAGCTCGCCGACGAGGATCGCCTTGGCATACGGCCCCGTCGCCGCGCTCATCGCGTCGAAGCGCAGCCGCAGCCCGGAGGCGAAGGCGGCGCGGATCTTGTCGAAGTCGAACAGGGTCGCCATCAGCGCCTTGTAGTCGGCGACAGGGTCGATCACCTCGACCTCCGTCTCGCCGAGCCGGTGCGCGCCGAGCGTCGCCAGGTCGAGATCGGCTGTCTCCAGCGTCGTGTAGCGGTCGATCGTCCCGGTGCGCGCGAAGATCGCCTCGGTGATCTTCTCCGGCGCCGGGCCGCCGTTCCCGATATTGTACTTGATCCCGAAATCGCCCTCCGGACCGCCGGGATTGTGCGAGGCGGAGAGGATGATCCCGCCGTAGGCCTTTCTCGCGCGGATGATGCAGGAGGCGGCGGGCGTCGAGAGCAGGCCGCCCTGCCCCACCAGGACGCTGCCGAAGCCGTTCGCGGCGGCCATGCGGAGGATGACCTGGATCGCCTCCTTGTTGAAGAAGCGCCCGTCGCCGCCGACCACCAGGGTCTTGCCCTCGAAACCCTCGAGCGAGTCGAAGATCGCCTGCACGAAGTTCTCGACGTAGCGCGGCTGCCGGAAGACCTCGACCTTCTTGCGCAGCCCGACGTGCCCGGCCGCTGTCCCTCGAAGGATGTCGTCTCGACGGTCTTCGCCCCGTCCCCGCTCGCCTGCATTCGCGTCCCCTGCTGTCTTCGCGGCATGAGGTGACGCGCCGCCGCCGCCTGTCAATTGGACGGGCGGCCGTGTACCGATCGTCCGTGTACCGATCGTCCGAGATCGTCCCTAGATGAGCACCATGGCACCCCGACTGCCCGTGAAGCTTTTCCTCGACGGCGACGAGCCGCAGGGACGCCTGCCCGCGCTCGCGGCGCTGTGGCACGCGCATCGCGGCGCGTGGGAGCGCGCCCACGCGCTCGTCCAGGACGCCGCCGGGTCGGACGCCGCCTGGGTGCACGGCCACCTGCATCGGCTCGAGGGCGACATCCCCAACGCGTCCTACTGGTACCGGCGCGCGGGGCGCGCGATGCCGGGCTGCGATCCGGCATCGGAACGCACGGCGATGATCGAGACGTTGCTGGGGGAGCGCTGAGGCTCAGGCAGCCATGCGCTGGAGCATGGCGGTGACGCGGGCGGCGTCGTAGGGCTTGGGGAAGAACATGCCGCGGTCGGGAAGCTCCGACTTCGCGGGCCACGCCTTGCCCGAGGTGACGATGATCTCGATCGGCGGCCAGCGGTCGCGGATCGCGGCGGCGAGCTTCAGCCCGTCCATCGAGCCCGGCATGTCGATGTCGGTGAACACGATGTCGATGTCGGCGCGCGACAGCAGCACCTCGATCGCCTTGTCGGCATTCGGCGCCGTCACCGCCTCGAAGCCGGCATCCTCGACGATATCCGCCGCCAGCATGAGCAGAAGCGGTTCGTCTTCGACGACGAGCACCGTCTTCTTGGTCGAATTCGCCGAAATCATACGCACCCTTGTACCGAAAAAGCTGAGCTACCGTTAACTTTCGACAATCGCGCGCAACGGAGCCGAGAATTCCGCGGCGAGCCCTTCCTCTCCGTAGTCCAGGCGGGCGCTTCCGGCGCCGACCAAACCCATGCCGATGAGGCGGGAGCCGAAGCCCTTCCGCGTCGGCGCCCGTGCCGGCGGCCCGTCGCGCTCGAGCCAGGACAGCACGAGGATCGGCTGGGCGTCGCTCGCTTCGATCCTCCAGTTGAGCGCGACCCGGCCCGTGTCCACGGACAATGCGCCATACTTGATTGCGTTCGTGGCCAGTTCATGAAGCAGGAGTGACAGCGAGAGCGTGGCTTTCGGAGACATGGTGATGTCGGGCCCGCCGCTCTCGAACTGACCCTCGTGCCCGTGCAGGCCGAGCACCTGCGTCACCACGCTGCCGATCGGCGCCGACACGAACTTTTGCTCGATCAGGACGTCGTGCGCCTTGGACAGCGCGATGATGCGCGCCTCCAGCGCCTTCACGATGTCGCGCTCGGCGATATTGCGCAGGGTCTGATTGGTGATCGCCTGCACCATGGCGAGCGTGTTCTTCAGCCGATGGCTCAGCTCCTGGTTCAGGACGCTCTGATGCTCCTCGGCGCGGATGCGGGCGATCGTCGCGTAGGTGCGGTCGGCGACCGCGAGCGCGAAGTCGATCTCGGCCTTGCTCCAGGTCCGCGGCTCGGCGCTGTGCACGAAGAGCGCCGCGAGCAGGCGGCCGTGGTCGAGCAGCGGCACGACGATCTGCGCCTTCGCGCCGATCGCCTCGTAGCTGGAGCGGTCCGCCGTCAGCCAGAGGTCGGCCGGGATGTTGGCATTGATGATCGTCGCGCCCGTCTTGAGGCGCTCGACCGTCGCCGAGAACATCGACAGGTGATGCGTGCCGGCGAGGCTTGCGACGCCGGGTGCGCACCAGTTGTGCTCGACGTGGAACGTGTCGCCCGCC
This Beijerinckiaceae bacterium RH AL1 DNA region includes the following protein-coding sequences:
- the pgm gene encoding Phosphoglucomutase (ID:RHAL1_02979;~source:Prodigal:2.6) — translated: MQAIFDSLEGFEGKTLVVGGDGRFFNKEAIQVILRMAAANGFGSVLVGQGGLLSTPAASCIIRARKAYGGIILSASHNPGGPEGDFGIKYNIGNGGPAPEKITEAIFARTGTIDRYTTLETADLDLATLGAHRLGETEVEVIDPVADYKALMATLFDFDKIRAAFASGLRLRFDAMSAATGPYAKAILVGELGLPGDSVVNCEPLPDFGGHHPDPNPVHCHDLYELMMRPDAPDLGAASDGDGDRNMIVGKGIYINPSDSLAILAANAQLCPGYKDGLAGVARSMPTSTAADRVAEKLGIACFETPTGWKFFGNLLDAGKATLCGEESFGTGSNHVREKDGLWAVLMWLNILAEKKQPVADIVAAHWKTYGRNYYTRHDYEEIDLDVGNALIADLRSGLADLKGRRFDGGYEIATADDFAYTDPIDQSVSRHQGIRLVFTNGSRVVMRLSGTGTKGATLRVYYEGYEPADGDHGQDTQARLAPLIAIGEEVAGIRERTGRDKPDVMT
- a CDS encoding hypothetical protein (ID:RHAL1_02981;~conserved protein of unknown function;~source:Prodigal:2.6) — encoded protein: MISANSTKKTVLVVEDEPLLLMLAADIVEDAGFEAVTAPNADKAIEVLLSRADIDIVFTDIDMPGSMDGLKLAAAIRDRWPPIEIIVTSGKAWPAKSELPDRGMFFPKPYDAARVTAMLQRMAA
- a CDS encoding hypothetical protein (ID:RHAL1_02980;~conserved protein of unknown function;~source:Prodigal:2.6), which encodes MSTMAPRLPVKLFLDGDEPQGRLPALAALWHAHRGAWERAHALVQDAAGSDAAWVHGHLHRLEGDIPNASYWYRRAGRAMPGCDPASERTAMIETLLGER